From one Candidatus Eremiobacteraceae bacterium genomic stretch:
- a CDS encoding flagellar hook-basal body protein, with the protein MNRALVAGAAGMDAQQAIIDAISANLANADTPGYRADRPEFAALITPDGRTLGTADGAQRKLFSQGKLDSTNNDDDIAIDGEGLFEVHTAAGRAAFTRAGNFTPDASGQLRLPGGAALADVRLPHGTTQMTIGADGIVRCRVVGKPGAVIAGHIRLCAFADNPQLRLAADGLFYPTQASGKCYRGSPGTGGFGAVKQRCLERANVNVIGAMMAILSAQRAYEASAKTVQAADELLRLANNLERG; encoded by the coding sequence GTGAACCGCGCGCTCGTCGCCGGAGCTGCCGGCATGGACGCACAGCAAGCCATCATCGACGCCATTTCCGCCAATCTCGCAAATGCCGACACGCCCGGTTACCGCGCCGACCGGCCGGAATTCGCCGCGCTCATCACGCCCGATGGTCGCACGCTCGGCACCGCCGATGGTGCGCAGCGAAAGCTCTTCTCGCAAGGCAAACTCGATTCCACGAACAACGACGACGACATCGCGATCGACGGCGAAGGGCTCTTCGAAGTGCACACCGCGGCTGGCCGTGCCGCGTTCACGCGCGCCGGGAATTTCACACCGGACGCCAGTGGACAACTCCGACTTCCCGGCGGCGCCGCGCTCGCGGACGTTCGCTTGCCGCACGGCACCACGCAGATGACGATCGGCGCCGATGGCATCGTTCGCTGCCGCGTCGTCGGCAAACCCGGCGCGGTGATCGCGGGCCACATCCGCCTTTGCGCGTTCGCCGACAACCCGCAACTGCGGCTTGCCGCAGACGGTCTGTTCTATCCCACGCAGGCGTCCGGCAAATGTTATCGCGGATCGCCTGGCACCGGCGGCTTCGGCGCCGTCAAACAACGCTGCTTGGAACGAGCGAACGTCAACGTAATCGGCGCCATGATGGCCATTCTCTCGGCGCAGCGCGCGTATGAGGCCAGCGCCAAGACCGTGCAGGCCGCCGATGAGCTACTGCGCCTCGCCAACAACCTCGAGCGAGGCTGA